The DNA segment ACACACCTATCTTCGGGCCGATGTTTGTCGATCTTATAGTTACGCGAAGCATGCGAATTCTCGCTACGATGGTCAATACAGGCGTCAGCCTGCTCGATTCTCTTGAAGTGATGCAGATGTCGTGCGGCAACTACTATTTCCGCAGGCTCTGGCAGGCCACGGACAGTAAGATTCGCGATGGTTACCAGCTCAGTGAAGCGATTACGGTTGCTCCTAATAGTGACCTTATCGCGCCTGGTATATTGCAGATGCTCAAGGCCGGCGAAAAGAGCGGCAAGATCGGAAGCGTCTGCGAAAAGGTGTCCATCTTCTACGAAAAAAAGTTGCAGAACTCTATAAAAACTGCGACTGCACTCATAGAGCCGGTCATGATCCTCGTCATGGGCGGGATCATCGGCACCATCGCTATCGCTTTGCTGCTGCCTGTCTTCCGCATATCAAGTGTGATGGCCCATTAGACGCCACTTCCAGTCCGGTTTGGACCGATTCTGGTCATCTGATTCGAAGCATGATCGACTTGCATTAAGCTCCCCATTTGGTACAATAAGCACTTATCGTGTATCAGTGCATGCCTGTACTACGGTGTTCTGACATGTGGGCGTTGCGGTTTAACCACTTTTACCAATATTCAGCGGGAGATATTTGTTTTGGCAAAGCAGGGTAGAATAAACGGCAAAGAAAAAATAAGGATCGGGGTCGTCGGTTGCGGAGGTCGTGGGTGGTATGATTCGGACCGAAGTCTGAAAAGTGACCCCAACGTCGAAATATACGCTATGGCTGATCTGTTCCAGGACAAGCTGGATCATACGTTAAAAGGATTGAAGAATCAGTATGGCGACCGTATCAATGTCGCTAAGAACCGCCAATTCGTCGGCTTTGATGCATATAAGCAGCTCCTGGAGTGTGATCTCGACCTGGTTATATTGACGACCCCGCCGTCATTCAGACCCGAGCATCTGCGGGCAGCAGTGGAGGCGGGCAAACACGTATTCATGGAAAAACCCGTTGCAGTAGACCCCGTGGGTGTCCGTTCGGTCATCGAATCGTCGGAACTCGCTGACAAGAAGGGCCTGACAATCATGGCCGGCACTCAGGCCCGTCAGATGAGCCACAGGGTCGAACTAATGAAGCGGATTCACGACGGCCAGATAGGTGATATCGTTACCGGCCAGTGCTTCCGGGTTGGCGGTGCAATGCGGGGATGGGGCGTGGAAGAACGCAAGGCCGACTGGTCCGACATGGAGTGGCAGATACGCAGATGGCTGTTCAATACCTGGCTCAGCGGTGATTTTATCTGCGAAATGCACATCCACGAACTGGACATCGTTAACTGGGCAATGGGAGGGCCTCCCGTCAAATGTATGGCCATGGGCGGCCGTGAGGCACGCACGGATGAACTTTACGGAAATATCTTCGATCATTTCAGTGTGGAATATGAATATGAAAACGGCGTCCGCATTTTTTATGCCGGAAGCCAGATAGATGGCGCAACGGTCCGAACCAACGAGCGTATTGTCGGTACTAAGGGTATTGCATACACCGACTGGGCTAGAAGCTATATTGAAGGCGAGAATCCTTTTAAATACGACGGACCCAACCCTGACCCATGTATAAGTCAGCATAATCTCCAGTTTCAGGCTATGCGAAATGGCGAAAAACTCAACCAGGGCGTTCGGGTGGCCCATAGCACCCTTACCGCGATTATGGGCAGAATGAGTGCGTATACCGGCAAGGAGTTGTCATGGAAATGGGTTTTGAACGCTTCAAAGCTCGATTTGAGCCCTGATAAATACGAGTTTGGAGATATGCCCAAACCCGAAATAGCAGTTCCCGGAGAAACGCCTTTAGTGTAGAAGCCACATCGCACGTTGGGTTTTATTGGATTCAGAGGGTAGATGTAACCGATGAAATGTGCGAAGAAGATGGAACTTTGTGCTGTTTTGTTGCGTAACCTTCACATAAATACGCAAAAAAAGAATTGCAAAGTTGCTCAATTCCTATATAATCGCGCAACTGTGTAGTGTATTATCGGTTTATAATGTATTTAAGATTTTATTTGGCGATATGACGCCGGGATTTGTTTAGAGGTAATTCAGAGAAATGTTAGCAAAGGAAAAGAAGACACAGATCATTGATGATTACAAGACAGGCGACAACGATACTGGATCTCCTGAGGTTCAGATCGCAATTCTAACAAGTCGGATCAATGAACTGACAGAACATCTCAAAAAGCACAAAAAAGACCACTCGTCCCGCCGTGGCCTTTTGAAGATGGTAGGTACAAGATCATCGCTGCTCAAATACGTTAAGAGCCAGGATCTTGACCGCTACAAAGAAATAATCTCCAAGCTCGGCCTGCGTAAGTAACGCGGCCGGCTCGCAGAGCAGCTACCCCTTTATACGGGCCTTTGAGGTAGTTTGGATTTATTAGCATTGATATGGGCCTGAGTTGAAAGAAGGAAGAATAAATTAGATATGTTTGATGTTCATAGAGTAGAGAGAGAAATAGGGGGAAAGCTCCTATCAATCGAGACAGGTAAGATCGCAAGACAGGCAGACGGAGCAGTTACGGTTCAGTGCGGCGAGACAGTCATACTGGCCGCAGCAACAAGCTCCAAGGCCCGAGAGGATATTGATTATTTTCCGTTAAGCGTTGATTATCGCGAAAAACTAAGTGCTGCCGGCAAGTTCCCAGGCGGTTTCATGAAGCGCGAAGGACGCCCGAGCCAGAAGGAAATCCTGACCGCGAGAACGGTGGATCGTCCGATCCGCCCGCTTTTCCCTGATGAATACAATGACGAAGTCCAGATCATGATCTCGGTACTCAGTGCCGATCAGGAGAATGACCCGGATATTCTGGCGATGATCGGTGCCAGCGCGGCCCTTTCCATCAGCAAGATCCCGTTCATGGGCCCGCTCGGTGCATGCAGGCTGAGCATCGTCGAAGGCAATCATGTCATCAATCCAACACATGAAGAGCGTGAACGCAGTACGTTCAATCTGATCCTGGGCGGCAGGAGCGATGCCATCAACATGATCGAGGTTGATGCAAAGCAGACTCCTGATGATACTGTTGCTGATGCTATCGAAGAAGCGCACAAAAGCGTTAAAGCGACCTGCGAGCTGATCGAAGAGCTCGTTGCGAAGGTTAATCCGGAAAAGATTGTCGTCGAGCCGCTCAATACAGAAGACATTGAGGCTGAGCTTAAAGATAAGGTCTGGAACGATTTCAGAGAAGCTTATCAGATCGTGTCTAAGGGCGATCGGTCAGCAAAGCTCAAAGAGATCCAGGATGCAGTAAAAGAAGAGTACCTCAAGCCCGAAGACGGCTCTGAGCCCAAATACGAAGCAAAGGCGTTCACCAAGGCCCTCGGAAACGTAGAGAAGAATGTTGTCCGCGAATTGCTGCTTGAAGGCAAGCGTCCGGATGGCAGAGGATACGATGACGTCAGACCGATCGAGTGTGAAGTCGGCTTGCTGCCGCGTGCACACGGTTCGGCACTGTTTACTCGCGGCGAGACTCAGGCGCTGGTTTCCGTAACGCTCGGCACAACCCGTGACGTTCAGACCGTCGACGGCCTGCTCGAAGAATACGGCCAGAGCTTCATGCTCCACTATAATTTCCCGCCTTACTCAGTAGGCGAGTGCAGGCCTATAAGGGGCCCAGGCAGGCGTGAGATCGGCCACGGCGTATTGGCTGAAAAGGCGCTGGAGCAGGTCCGACCCTCTGAAAAGGACTTCCCCTACACCATCAAGATCGTTTCGGACATAACGGAATCGAACGGTTCCAGCTCGCAGGCTTCGATCTGCGGCGGTTGTCTGGCTATGCTTGATGCAGGTGTCCCGCTCGCCAAGCCCGTTGCCGGTATCTCTATCGGAATGATCAGCGACGGAGGCCGATATGAACTCTTGACAGACATTCTCGGCGACGAGGACCACTTCGGCGACATGGATTTCAAAATTGCCGGTACCGATGAGGGCATAACAGCGATACAGCTCGATATTAAGGCCGAGGGACTGCCTTTCGACCAGATGCGTGCTGCGATCAAAAAGGCCAGGACCGCAAGGATGAAAATCCTGGACAGCATGTCCAAGGCTATCGAAAAGCCGCATGAACTTAGTGAATACGCTCCAAGGATCGTCAAGATCAACATCGATCCTGACAGCATCGGCAAGATCATTGGCCCTGGCGGCAAAACCATCAGGAACATCCAGGAAGAAACCAACAGCACGATCAATATCGAAGAAGACGGTGAAGTTACGATCAGTTCTGTCGGCGGCGACGGCCATATGCTTGCCAAAGAGATCATTGAAGCTATGACTACGCCACCAGTAGTCGGTAAGATATACAAAAATTCCAAGGTTGTTTCGGTTAAAGACTTTGGAGTTTTCGTTGAAATATGTCCAGGCGTTGAAGGTCTGTGCCATATAAGTGAGCTTGCGGAGGGCTTTGTTAAGAATGTTGAGGACATATGCAAAGAGGGAGATGTTATCCCGGTGAAGTTGCTTCTGATTGATGATCAGGGACGCTTCAAACTGTCTCGCAAGGCAGCTTTGGCTGACATGGAAAAAAGCGAAGAATAGATACAGAGCCGACTTTCCACTAGGAGAGTCGGCCTTTTTTTATTCAGCCATGAAGGGAGGCATATCCTCAGCGGCAGATCGCCAGTTGCATATGCAGATTTGCTAATTTGTGAGGATAATGAAGTTTGAGGGAGGCGCTCTATGGCGAAGGGTAAAGTTAAATGGTTTGACCCGAAAAAAGGGTACGGGTTTGTTCTGAACGACGAGGGGGAGGACGTCTTCGTGCATTACACCAGCATCATCGGCGATGGTTTCCGGTGTCTGCGCAATGGGCAAACAGTAGAGTATGATGAGATCGAGTCGGACAAGGGCCTGCAGGGAAGACAGGTTCGGATCGATGAACTTAAGCAGGCTATGTCTGAGCGGTCCGTTCCCGAGCCCGAGTTCGAGGAATAATCTGCACGGGTTTACTACAGTCCAGCTAATAATATTCAGACGGGGGAATGCGGGTTATATGCAGCCATGCTGCTATCTTCCGCATTAAGTGTTGGTGTGCATGCGTCCAATGGTTGTCTGATCAGTGTCGCAATGGTACCGGCTTGTACTTTGAACCGGGCTTAGATCGGGTAATTCATGTTGAAAAGGGGGGCTGGGGGATTTTTAACCCTGACGGTTTCAAACATCGCTGCATTGATACTATAATCGCATTTAACGCCATCTCTCACGATACCGGCGGCTTCGAGAGTCTTGCAATCTCATCTCAGAAACAGTGGGATGTTCTTGGCAAGATCAAGGATTTTTATTATACTGCCTCATTCTGAAGTAGTAATATCTATGGGTATCAGTTCCGGTTAGTCGCACGCCGGGCTTCAAGATTGCAGGAAAGCAACTGGAATATGAACAAGACCAAAGGCAAAGTTCTCATCGTAGATGATGACAAGGACCACGCTGATCTTCTGGTAGAATCTCTACAGAAGCAGTGTTCCAACGCCATCGCTGCGTATACCGCCGCCAGCGCCAAGTCAGCGATCGATCGCGATGGAATTGACGTGGTGATAGTCGATTACGATCTCAGGTCCGACACTGACGGCCTGGACATATTACAGTACGCCAAGCAGGCCAAATCTTCCACCAAAGTTATTTTAATTGCCGACCAGAACAACACAGTTGCCTGCGAACAGGCTATCCGCATGGGCGCTTATGAGGCCTTGACCAAGCCCGTTGACGTCGACAGCCTCCGACTGATGGTCAGCAAGATCCTGCCCACCAGGGGCGACGGCAAAGCTGTCGAGGACTTCGAATTCCCTGGTGTGATCAGCAGAAGTCATTACATGCAGGGCATCTATAAGGTGCTGCGGAGGGTTGCTCCGACTAACATCAGTGTGCTCATCGAGGGCGAGTCGGGTACAGGAAAAGAACTCCTCGCCCGTGCGATCCACGAAAATTCCGACCGGCGTGACAATGCGTTCAAGCCCATCAATTGCGCCGGCCTTACCGAGAGTCTGCTCGAAAGCGAACTGTTCGGCCACGCCAAAGGCGCCTTCACCGGCGCGACCGCTGACCGCAAAGGCATACTGGAGCAGGCCGACAAGGGTACGCTCTTTCTAGACGAAATAGGCGATATGCCTTTATCGATGCAGGCCAAACTCCTTCGTGTCCTTGAAGACGGCATCGTCGTCCCCGTCGGCGCGACAAAAGCCGTTGTGGTGGACGTTCGTGTAGTCGCCGCAACCAATCACGATCTCGCAAAGCTCGTCGAAGAAAAGAAATTCAGGCAGGATCTGTATTTCCGCATCAAGGGCGTCAGCCTGACGATACCCCCTTTACGAAAGCGCGCCGAGGACATTCCGGAACTGTTCGGTTTTTTCCTGCGTCAGGCCTGCGAAGAGCTCGGCCGTGACATTCATCGGATCACCGAGTCAGCCATGAGCATATTGCAAAGCTACCACTGGCCGGGCAATATTCGTCAGCTTCGGCACGTCATTCGCACTATGGTTGTAATGTGTGATGGCGACACGCTCGACGTCGGCGACATCCCGCCCGATGTTCATCTGGTCAAAAGGCTCTCAGGCCGGGTCGAAGGTCAGCCCGATATGAGCCAGGACTTCGTCGCCCAGTTCACCGGCAGATCCCTTGAAGAAGTGGAGCGGGAGCACATCAGACGAACGCTCGATTATACTAACGGCAACAGGGCCGAAGCGGCCAAGATACTGAAGATCGGCGAACGGACCCTCTATCGCAAGATCAAGGAATACGACCTGTAAAAAAGGCCGCAAGCTGCAAAGCTCACGGCCCATAGGATTTTAGAGCGTCTAAATTCTTACTTCGCCAGAATCGAATCGATCTTTTTCAGCTCGTCGTCTGTAAGTTCCAGATTGTCAAGCGTCTTAACATTCTCCTCGATCTGCTCTACGCGGCTTGCGCCGATCAATACAGAAGTCATTCGCCTGTCCTTGAGCACCCAGGCCAAAGCTAGCTGCGCCAGACTCTGTCCTCGACCGGCTGCCAGATCATTCAGTTCTCTCATCTTGCCGATCAACTCATCGGTAACTGTCTCTTCCTTTAAAAAGCCCCAAGGCTTAGAAGCCCGTGAATCTTCCGGAATGCCGTCAAGATATTTCTTTGTCAACAGTCCCTGTGCCAACGGACAAAAAGCGATTCCGCCGATTCCTTCATCTTCCAGAACATCCAGCAGGCCATCTTCGACCCACCTGTCGAGAATAGAGTATCGAGGCTGATGTATCAGGCAGGGCGTGCCGAGATCTTTCAATATAGCTGCAGATCTTTTAGTCTGCTCGGCGGAATAATTGGAAAGTCCAACATAAAGAGCCTTACCCTGTTGAACCGCGGTTGCCAGTGCGCCCATCGTCTCTTCCAGAGGCGTGTCCGGATCGGGCCGATGGCTGTAGAAGATATCCACGTAATCGAGTCCCATACGTCCAAGCGACTGATCGAGACTGGCAAGTACATACTTGCGGCTGCCCCATTCGCCGTACGGGCCCGGCCACATGTAATAGCCCGCTTTCGTCGATATCACCATCTCATCGCGGTAAGCAGCCATATCCTGAGCTAGTACCTTGCCGAAAGTCTCTTCCGCTGAACCGGCAGGGGGACCGTAATTGTTCGCCAGGTCAAAATGTGTGATCCCCAGATCGAACGCACGGTGGATCATTTCCCGGCTGTTCTCAAGCGTATCAACCCCGCCGAAATTGTGCCACAACCCTAACGAAACAGCCGGCAGCTTGAGCCCGCTCCGGCCGCAGCGATTATATTTCATATTTTCGTAGCGTGCTTCAGTAGGTGTATAAGCCATTCTTAAGCTCCATTCAACTAAACGCCTAGTTCTTCTTTTACTGCCGCGAACTGCTTGACCGCATAGTCAAGATCCTCTCTGCTGTGAGCCGCGGATATCTGGCACCGGATACGTGCCTGACCCTTGGGAACCACCGGATAGAAGAAGCCTATAACATAAATACCCTTTTCCAGAAGCTTCTCAGCCATCTTCTGCGCAACTACAGCATCACCGAGCATGATAGGCACGATTGGATGCTCGCCCGCAATGATGTCGAAGCCCAGACTGCTCATCTGCGAGCGGAAATAGTTCGTATTCTCCCACAGCTTGTCGCGCAGATCTGTATTGCGTGAAAGCAGTTCGAGGACCTTTATCGAAGCTGAAGCGATCGTCGGCGAAAGTGTGTTCGAGAACAAATAAGGCCGGCTTCTCTGGCGAAGCATTTCCACGATTTCCTTACGTGCCGAGGTATACCCGCCGCTTGCTCCGCCCAGAGCCTTGCCGAGTGTGCCGGTAATGATGTCCACCCTGTCCATTACGCCGCAGTACTCGTGTGTGCCGCGACCCTTTTCGCCCATAAAGCCAACCGCATGCGAATCGTCGACCATCACGAGTGCGTCATATTTCTCAGCGAGATCACATATCTTGTCCAGCTTGGCAATTGTTCCGTCCATCGAGAACACGCCGTCTGTGGCGATCAGGCGGAAACGTGCGGACTGAGCCTGCTTTAGCTGTTCTTCAAGATCAGCCATGTCGCAGGTCTTGTAACGGTATCGCTGAGCCTTGCAGAGTCGAATGCCGTCGATGATGCTAGCGTGGTTCAACTGATCGCTGATAACCGCATCCTCGGCTGTGAGCAGCGTCTCGAAAAGACCGCCATTGGCATCGAAGCACGAACTGTAAAGGATCGTGTCCTCGGTCCCGAGAAACTCGGTTAGCTTTGCCTCCAGGTCCTTATGAACAGCCTGCGTACCGCATATAAAGCGAACAGAGCTGAGCCCAAAGCCCCATTTGTCAAAACTTTCGCGAGCAGCTTCGATTACCTCAGGGTTGTCCGCCAGCCCGAGATAATTATTCGCACAAAAATTGAGTACCTTCTGTCCGCTCTTGACCTCGATCGAGGCGTCCTGCGGGCTGGTTATGATACGTTCGGACTTGTATAGCCCGGATTCTTTTATCTTCTGTAGTTCGCTGTTTAGATGATCTTTCATTGCGCCAAACATCTTCACTCCTTCCATATGCATAAAGCGGTTCTTTGTTAGCTTGTCCAGTCCAGCACTACCTTGCCCGATTTGCCGGACTTCATCGCTTCGAATCCTTTTTCGAATTCGGTATAGTGGTAACGATGCGTGATGATCGGTGTTATGTCAAGGCCCGACTGTATGAGCGTGGTCATTTTGTACCATGTCTCATACATGCGTCGGCCGTAGATGCCTTTTATTGTCAGACCGTTG comes from the Anaerohalosphaera lusitana genome and includes:
- the kbl gene encoding glycine C-acetyltransferase, encoding MFGAMKDHLNSELQKIKESGLYKSERIITSPQDASIEVKSGQKVLNFCANNYLGLADNPEVIEAARESFDKWGFGLSSVRFICGTQAVHKDLEAKLTEFLGTEDTILYSSCFDANGGLFETLLTAEDAVISDQLNHASIIDGIRLCKAQRYRYKTCDMADLEEQLKQAQSARFRLIATDGVFSMDGTIAKLDKICDLAEKYDALVMVDDSHAVGFMGEKGRGTHEYCGVMDRVDIITGTLGKALGGASGGYTSARKEIVEMLRQRSRPYLFSNTLSPTIASASIKVLELLSRNTDLRDKLWENTNYFRSQMSSLGFDIIAGEHPIVPIMLGDAVVAQKMAEKLLEKGIYVIGFFYPVVPKGQARIRCQISAAHSREDLDYAVKQFAAVKEELGV
- a CDS encoding Gfo/Idh/MocA family protein; translated protein: MAKQGRINGKEKIRIGVVGCGGRGWYDSDRSLKSDPNVEIYAMADLFQDKLDHTLKGLKNQYGDRINVAKNRQFVGFDAYKQLLECDLDLVILTTPPSFRPEHLRAAVEAGKHVFMEKPVAVDPVGVRSVIESSELADKKGLTIMAGTQARQMSHRVELMKRIHDGQIGDIVTGQCFRVGGAMRGWGVEERKADWSDMEWQIRRWLFNTWLSGDFICEMHIHELDIVNWAMGGPPVKCMAMGGREARTDELYGNIFDHFSVEYEYENGVRIFYAGSQIDGATVRTNERIVGTKGIAYTDWARSYIEGENPFKYDGPNPDPCISQHNLQFQAMRNGEKLNQGVRVAHSTLTAIMGRMSAYTGKELSWKWVLNASKLDLSPDKYEFGDMPKPEIAVPGETPLV
- a CDS encoding sigma-54-dependent transcriptional regulator, with product MNKTKGKVLIVDDDKDHADLLVESLQKQCSNAIAAYTAASAKSAIDRDGIDVVIVDYDLRSDTDGLDILQYAKQAKSSTKVILIADQNNTVACEQAIRMGAYEALTKPVDVDSLRLMVSKILPTRGDGKAVEDFEFPGVISRSHYMQGIYKVLRRVAPTNISVLIEGESGTGKELLARAIHENSDRRDNAFKPINCAGLTESLLESELFGHAKGAFTGATADRKGILEQADKGTLFLDEIGDMPLSMQAKLLRVLEDGIVVPVGATKAVVVDVRVVAATNHDLAKLVEEKKFRQDLYFRIKGVSLTIPPLRKRAEDIPELFGFFLRQACEELGRDIHRITESAMSILQSYHWPGNIRQLRHVIRTMVVMCDGDTLDVGDIPPDVHLVKRLSGRVEGQPDMSQDFVAQFTGRSLEEVEREHIRRTLDYTNGNRAEAAKILKIGERTLYRKIKEYDL
- the pnp gene encoding polyribonucleotide nucleotidyltransferase; the encoded protein is MFDVHRVEREIGGKLLSIETGKIARQADGAVTVQCGETVILAAATSSKAREDIDYFPLSVDYREKLSAAGKFPGGFMKREGRPSQKEILTARTVDRPIRPLFPDEYNDEVQIMISVLSADQENDPDILAMIGASAALSISKIPFMGPLGACRLSIVEGNHVINPTHEERERSTFNLILGGRSDAINMIEVDAKQTPDDTVADAIEEAHKSVKATCELIEELVAKVNPEKIVVEPLNTEDIEAELKDKVWNDFREAYQIVSKGDRSAKLKEIQDAVKEEYLKPEDGSEPKYEAKAFTKALGNVEKNVVRELLLEGKRPDGRGYDDVRPIECEVGLLPRAHGSALFTRGETQALVSVTLGTTRDVQTVDGLLEEYGQSFMLHYNFPPYSVGECRPIRGPGRREIGHGVLAEKALEQVRPSEKDFPYTIKIVSDITESNGSSSQASICGGCLAMLDAGVPLAKPVAGISIGMISDGGRYELLTDILGDEDHFGDMDFKIAGTDEGITAIQLDIKAEGLPFDQMRAAIKKARTARMKILDSMSKAIEKPHELSEYAPRIVKINIDPDSIGKIIGPGGKTIRNIQEETNSTINIEEDGEVTISSVGGDGHMLAKEIIEAMTTPPVVGKIYKNSKVVSVKDFGVFVEICPGVEGLCHISELAEGFVKNVEDICKEGDVIPVKLLLIDDQGRFKLSRKAALADMEKSEE
- the mgrA gene encoding L-glyceraldehyde 3-phosphate reductase — encoded protein: MAYTPTEARYENMKYNRCGRSGLKLPAVSLGLWHNFGGVDTLENSREMIHRAFDLGITHFDLANNYGPPAGSAEETFGKVLAQDMAAYRDEMVISTKAGYYMWPGPYGEWGSRKYVLASLDQSLGRMGLDYVDIFYSHRPDPDTPLEETMGALATAVQQGKALYVGLSNYSAEQTKRSAAILKDLGTPCLIHQPRYSILDRWVEDGLLDVLEDEGIGGIAFCPLAQGLLTKKYLDGIPEDSRASKPWGFLKEETVTDELIGKMRELNDLAAGRGQSLAQLALAWVLKDRRMTSVLIGASRVEQIEENVKTLDNLELTDDELKKIDSILAK
- the rpsO gene encoding 30S ribosomal protein S15 is translated as MLAKEKKTQIIDDYKTGDNDTGSPEVQIAILTSRINELTEHLKKHKKDHSSRRGLLKMVGTRSSLLKYVKSQDLDRYKEIISKLGLRK